In Rissa tridactyla isolate bRisTri1 chromosome 8, bRisTri1.patW.cur.20221130, whole genome shotgun sequence, one genomic interval encodes:
- the DIRAS3 gene encoding GTP-binding protein Di-Ras3 produces MPEQSNDYRVVVFGAAGVGKSSLVLRFVRGTFRETYIPTIEDTYRQVISCDKSICTLQITDTTGSHQFPAMQRLSISKGHAFILVYSVTSRQSMEDLQPIFEQICQIKGDIQKIPIMLVGNKSDETQRELDASEGQALASKWKCSFMETSAKMNYNVQELFQELLNLEKRRTVSLQVDGKKSKQQKKKDKLQGKCSVM; encoded by the coding sequence ATGCCTGAACAAAGCAATGATTACAGAGTGGTTGTGTTTGGAGCAGCAGGGGTTGGCAAAAGCTCCTTGGTGCTTCGTTTTGTAAGGGGAACTTTCAGGGAAACCTATATCCCCACAATCGAAGATACGTACCGGCAGGTAATCAGCTGCGATAAGAGCATCTGCACCCTTCAGATTACAGACACCACGGGAAGCCATCAGTTCCCTGCTATGCAGAGGCTGTCGATATCCAAAGGGCATGCTTTCATCTTGGTGTACTCTGTCACCAGCAGGCAGTCCATGGAAGATCTTCAGCCCATCTTTGAACAGATTTGCCAGATTAAAGGGGACATCCAAAAAATCCCAATAATGTTGGTGGGTAACAAAAGTGATGAGACTCAGAGGGAGCTGGATGCCAGCGAGGGGCAAGCGTTAGCCAGCAAATGGAAGTGTTCCTTTATGGAGACATCAGCCAAAATGAACTACAATGTGCAGGAGCTCTTCCAGGAGCTCTTGaatctggagaagaggagaactGTCAGTCTCCAGGTGGACGGAAAGAAatccaagcagcagaaaaagaaagataaactgCAAGGCAAGTGCTCTGTTATGTGA